The Limisphaerales bacterium genome has a window encoding:
- a CDS encoding trypsin-like peptidase domain-containing protein, translated as MKKIVNIIFALFALTMHATAADGPRRDAVVRAVEKVMPAVVNIRTETVMEIRDPFAELFRDFWNPYHGQHGQPHRDVRQSLGSGVIIDPEGYLLTNDHVVRRATRIQVRLSDGRELEAERVAYNQRADLALLKLKAKPGTQFKAVTFARDDDLLLGETVLALGNPFGLGGSVSRGILSSKARRAPEANAVLDIANWLQTDAAINPGNSGGPLVNLDGKLIGINVAIHRQGQGLGFSIPIKRVNAALGDFFTPEYLRGLWLGARVRVDGDRLRLATVEPGSPAAHAGLSAGDTVLEVNGKAVDGFVNWAKAITTGGANQNIKAEIRIFRGGRAHPVTVTMQPEEKVFNAKLIKQRLGLTVRPLTRAVAEQTGLSFFGGYLITEVEADGPGALANLKHGSTIREVNGLTPPNVVAFARMIRGLERGEAVRLGVVWEIRRGAFLQRHSGEATLKAR; from the coding sequence ATGAAAAAAATCGTCAATATTATATTTGCACTGTTCGCACTGACCATGCACGCCACAGCGGCGGACGGCCCGAGGCGCGATGCCGTCGTGCGCGCGGTGGAAAAAGTGATGCCCGCGGTAGTCAATATCCGCACCGAGACGGTGATGGAAATCCGCGATCCCTTTGCGGAATTGTTTCGCGATTTCTGGAATCCCTATCATGGGCAACATGGGCAACCACACCGCGATGTACGCCAAAGCCTCGGCTCGGGCGTGATCATTGATCCCGAAGGCTATTTGCTGACCAACGACCACGTGGTGCGCCGCGCCACGCGCATCCAAGTTCGGCTCAGCGACGGACGCGAGTTGGAGGCCGAACGCGTGGCATACAACCAGCGCGCTGATTTGGCGTTGCTCAAACTCAAAGCCAAGCCCGGCACGCAATTCAAAGCCGTCACCTTCGCGCGCGATGACGATTTGTTGCTCGGCGAAACCGTGCTTGCGCTCGGCAATCCATTCGGCCTCGGCGGCTCAGTCAGCCGCGGCATTCTCAGCAGCAAAGCCCGCCGTGCACCCGAGGCCAACGCCGTACTCGATATCGCCAACTGGCTGCAAACCGACGCGGCCATCAACCCCGGAAATAGCGGAGGCCCGCTCGTCAATCTCGATGGCAAGCTCATCGGCATCAATGTGGCCATCCACCGGCAGGGACAGGGCCTCGGCTTTTCCATTCCCATTAAGCGCGTGAACGCGGCGCTCGGCGATTTTTTTACCCCGGAATATCTGCGCGGCCTCTGGCTGGGCGCGCGGGTGCGGGTGGATGGCGACCGCTTGCGGCTGGCGACCGTGGAACCGGGCAGCCCCGCTGCCCACGCCGGACTGTCCGCCGGCGATACGGTGCTGGAAGTCAACGGGAAGGCCGTAGACGGGTTTGTGAACTGGGCCAAGGCCATTACTACAGGCGGTGCGAACCAGAACATCAAAGCAGAGATTCGCATCTTTCGCGGCGGACGCGCACACCCGGTGACCGTCACGATGCAGCCGGAGGAAAAAGTATTTAACGCCAAGCTCATCAAGCAACGCCTCGGCCTCACAGTGCGACCCCTCACCCGCGCAGTGGCAGAACAAACGGGCCTTTCGTTTTTTGGCGGTTACTTAATTACCGAAGTGGAAGCCGATGGCCCGGGGGCATTGGCGAATCTAAAACACGGCAGCACGATTCGCGAAGTTAACGGACTTACGCCGCCCAATGTGGTGGCCTTTGCGCGAATGATCCGCGGATTGGAACGCGGCGAAGCCGTGCGACTGGGAGTCGTTTGGGAAATCCGCCGCGGAGCGTTCCTCCAACGGCATAGCGGCGAAGCAACATTGAAGGCACGTTAG
- a CDS encoding DUF2851 family protein: MTGSFYSQWRAQSVEAQVRETAGDTPPERLMQSIWQHQRLRREALLTTDGRPVRVLHPGFWNHEAGPDFQRAVIQVGDVVPACGDVEVDSTGADWRAHGHHTNPAFGGVIFHVIWNGPAKIALPTLRMQPHIDAPLAELADWQAAEPWLPLQFAGKCRAPLAELTIEHQETLLSEAAAVRLGEKADTLARHARRHGWESALWHGLFRALGYKNNTWPMQHLADHLPTLRAIGTANAMGWQARLLGVGGLLTDNLPAQTPAARKHLRALWDCWWRERDAFENIISPKTVWRFGGLRPANHPIRRLALLAHWLARADLLARLEQWLHIDFPKTKLASSLTETLAVQPESFWKHHWTFRSPPQPKPCALLGTARVTDLAINVILPWFHARAVAGNNSEMQSRIAARYAVWPPSQDNAILKLARQRLFGTPRRLANAAAQQGLIQITRDFCDHAPATCEGCAFPDLVRGWAENFDLK; encoded by the coding sequence ATGACAGGCAGCTTTTATTCACAATGGCGCGCCCAATCTGTGGAGGCGCAAGTTCGCGAGACCGCCGGAGACACACCGCCCGAGCGGCTAATGCAGTCCATTTGGCAGCACCAACGCCTTCGGCGTGAGGCGCTGCTAACCACCGATGGCCGCCCGGTGCGGGTGTTACATCCGGGTTTTTGGAATCACGAAGCCGGCCCGGATTTCCAGCGCGCCGTCATCCAAGTGGGCGATGTAGTTCCCGCCTGCGGGGATGTGGAAGTGGATTCCACCGGCGCCGATTGGCGCGCGCACGGTCATCACACGAATCCCGCCTTTGGAGGAGTCATTTTTCACGTCATTTGGAATGGCCCCGCCAAAATCGCCCTGCCTACGTTGCGCATGCAGCCTCATATCGATGCCCCGCTTGCCGAGCTGGCTGATTGGCAGGCGGCGGAGCCGTGGTTGCCGTTGCAGTTTGCCGGTAAATGCCGCGCGCCGCTGGCTGAATTAACCATTGAACATCAAGAGACTCTACTTAGTGAAGCGGCCGCCGTGCGGTTGGGAGAAAAGGCTGACACCCTCGCCCGGCACGCGCGACGGCACGGTTGGGAAAGTGCCCTTTGGCACGGGTTGTTCCGCGCGCTTGGTTACAAGAATAACACGTGGCCGATGCAACACCTCGCGGATCATCTGCCCACACTGCGCGCCATCGGGACTGCCAATGCAATGGGCTGGCAGGCGCGTTTGCTTGGCGTGGGCGGATTGCTCACCGACAATTTACCTGCACAAACGCCCGCTGCCCGCAAACACCTCCGAGCGCTTTGGGATTGCTGGTGGCGCGAACGTGATGCGTTTGAGAACATCATTTCCCCCAAAACGGTTTGGCGCTTTGGCGGCTTGCGTCCGGCCAATCATCCCATCCGTCGCCTCGCCCTGCTGGCTCATTGGTTGGCGCGCGCTGACTTGCTGGCGCGCTTGGAGCAGTGGTTGCACATTGACTTCCCTAAAACCAAACTTGCATCTTCATTAACCGAAACGCTCGCCGTGCAGCCGGAGTCATTTTGGAAACATCACTGGACTTTTCGTAGCCCGCCTCAGCCCAAGCCCTGTGCCTTGCTCGGCACCGCGCGCGTGACGGACCTTGCCATCAACGTCATTCTCCCGTGGTTCCATGCGCGAGCCGTCGCCGGCAACAACTCTGAAATGCAATCCCGTATCGCTGCCCGCTATGCCGTGTGGCCTCCTTCGCAGGATAACGCCATCCTTAAACTCGCCCGCCAACGGCTCTTCGGCACTCCGCGCCGTCTCGCCAATGCCGCCGCCCAGCAGGGACTCATCCAGATTACCCGTGATTTCTGTGACCACGCTCCGGCCACCTGCGAGGGCTGCGCTTTCCCCGATCTCGTGCGAGGCTGGGCGGAAAATTTTGATTTAAAATAA
- a CDS encoding prepilin-type N-terminal cleavage/methylation domain-containing protein, protein MNTDRLAKVRGGPKGSRAFTLIELLVIFALMAMMLSMMGPAFVKVRDKAQELQCLNNTRNLSIAHTIYSSDHNDQLVPHAVWRPPHNGALVPTVNLTFWPDLLQAYVGDDRVFRCPCMHCGSERAIGYGMNLQVSGAFLVQSESDTPSLAEIQRPSQTVLFADAAFVTRATMNRPINEWQEDATRPRGCWTLRSAADPLWYFAPARLMPRHLGRANNAFVDGHAETLTPAQLGYGLPLRHPNNLWDRY, encoded by the coding sequence ATGAATACGGACCGGCTTGCCAAAGTCCGTGGGGGCCCAAAGGGCTCCCGGGCGTTTACCCTCATTGAGTTGCTCGTGATCTTTGCGCTCATGGCCATGATGCTCTCGATGATGGGCCCGGCCTTTGTGAAGGTGCGCGACAAGGCGCAGGAACTGCAGTGCCTGAACAATACCCGAAATCTTTCCATCGCGCACACGATTTATTCCAGCGATCACAACGACCAACTTGTTCCACATGCCGTGTGGCGTCCGCCTCACAACGGCGCGCTGGTGCCCACGGTGAACCTGACTTTCTGGCCCGACCTCCTGCAAGCCTATGTGGGTGATGACCGCGTTTTTCGCTGCCCCTGTATGCACTGCGGTTCAGAGCGCGCCATCGGCTATGGTATGAACCTGCAAGTATCCGGCGCATTTCTTGTGCAATCGGAATCCGACACCCCGTCCTTGGCGGAAATTCAACGGCCTTCGCAAACCGTATTGTTTGCCGACGCTGCATTCGTGACACGCGCCACAATGAACCGCCCGATCAATGAATGGCAGGAAGACGCCACCCGCCCACGTGGCTGTTGGACGCTTCGTTCGGCTGCGGATCCACTTTGGTATTTTGCTCCTGCACGGTTGATGCCCCGCCATCTTGGTCGAGCGAACAATGCCTTTGTGGATGGCCACGCCGAGACGCTCACGCCTGCCCAGCTTGGCTATGGATTGCCATTGCGGCATCCAAACAATTTATGGGATCGGTATTGA
- a CDS encoding DUF839 domain-containing protein, with the protein MNTRRHFLKTGAALAAGFGGLQLLTNTAGARAVKGYGTLLADPKKILDLPKGFSYRVISKAGSRMADGLQVPGAPDGMAAFPGENGLTVLVRNHELNPAITGSSGPFGESNKKLTDKIRAKMYDAGGQHKGKQVPPSLGGTTTVVYDTKRERTVREFLSLAGTVRNCAGGPTPWNSWITCEETADRAGGTLMHDHGYNFEVPATTQPSLAHAVALKAMGRFRHEAVAVDPKTGIVYQTEDLGDSAIYRFIPKTPGTLAAGGKLQALVVRDSFALDTRNWKEQIVRVGAKHLITWVDLNEVESPKNDLRLQAQAKGAAKFARGEGMWWADGSVYFVCTNGGKKQYGQIWKYLPATGTLELYAEPNDQAIIDRADNLTVAPWGDLVLCEDGPGEQFLSGISPQGGFYKIARNAASNSEFAGATFSPDGTTLFVNIQRQGFTLAITGPWRRTG; encoded by the coding sequence ATGAACACACGGCGACATTTTTTGAAAACTGGGGCCGCGTTGGCGGCGGGGTTTGGCGGATTACAATTGCTTACAAACACGGCTGGGGCGCGGGCAGTGAAGGGGTACGGGACTTTGCTGGCGGATCCAAAAAAGATTCTGGATTTGCCGAAAGGGTTCTCATATCGCGTGATTTCCAAAGCGGGCTCGCGGATGGCTGATGGTTTACAAGTTCCCGGTGCGCCAGACGGAATGGCGGCGTTCCCGGGGGAGAATGGGTTGACGGTGTTGGTGCGGAATCACGAATTGAATCCGGCGATCACCGGCTCGTCCGGGCCCTTTGGTGAAAGTAATAAAAAACTCACGGATAAAATCCGCGCAAAAATGTATGACGCCGGCGGGCAACACAAAGGCAAGCAAGTGCCGCCCAGCCTCGGCGGCACAACGACGGTGGTGTACGACACCAAACGCGAACGCACGGTGCGGGAGTTTCTCAGTCTCGCCGGCACGGTGCGCAATTGCGCGGGCGGGCCCACGCCATGGAACAGCTGGATCACCTGCGAGGAAACCGCGGATCGCGCGGGCGGCACGTTGATGCACGACCACGGTTATAATTTTGAAGTGCCGGCCACCACGCAGCCGAGCCTTGCGCACGCGGTGGCGTTGAAGGCGATGGGGCGCTTCCGGCACGAAGCGGTGGCGGTGGATCCCAAAACAGGCATCGTTTATCAAACGGAAGATCTGGGCGACAGCGCGATTTATCGGTTTATCCCCAAGACCCCCGGCACGCTCGCCGCGGGCGGAAAATTGCAGGCGCTGGTGGTGCGCGATTCATTTGCTTTAGACACACGAAACTGGAAGGAGCAAATCGTGCGCGTCGGGGCGAAGCATTTAATCACGTGGGTGGACCTCAATGAGGTGGAATCTCCCAAGAATGATTTGCGACTGCAGGCGCAGGCCAAAGGCGCAGCGAAATTCGCGCGGGGCGAAGGGATGTGGTGGGCGGATGGCAGCGTATATTTCGTCTGCACCAATGGCGGCAAAAAACAGTACGGCCAAATTTGGAAATACCTCCCCGCCACCGGCACGCTGGAACTCTACGCGGAGCCGAATGATCAGGCGATCATCGACCGCGCGGATAATCTCACAGTCGCGCCGTGGGGTGATTTGGTGTTGTGCGAAGACGGCCCGGGCGAGCAATTTCTCTCCGGCATTTCGCCGCAGGGCGGTTTTTATAAAATCGCCCGCAACGCCGCGAGCAACAGCGAATTTGCCGGGGCCACTTTTTCGCCTGATGGCACCACGCTCTTCGTGAACATCCAGCGCCAAGGGTTTACTCTCGCCATCACCGGTCCGTGGCGGCGGACGGGATAA
- a CDS encoding SEL1-like repeat protein, whose protein sequence is MKIALIILGLCLCLLASCADKDKALSKDFKALKALVEKNDAKAQSALGDKYYTGKGVLKDHVTAYAWWNIAAFSGDADAKKSKGIIAKKMTEEQIAEAQKLSKEMLKKNPKLAK, encoded by the coding sequence ATGAAAATAGCACTAATTATATTAGGACTATGCCTGTGCCTGCTAGCATCCTGCGCGGACAAGGACAAGGCGTTGTCGAAGGATTTCAAGGCACTGAAGGCCTTGGTAGAAAAAAATGATGCAAAGGCGCAAAGTGCTCTGGGGGACAAATATTATACTGGCAAGGGCGTGCTGAAAGACCATGTGACTGCCTATGCTTGGTGGAACATCGCTGCCTTCAGCGGCGACGCGGATGCAAAGAAAAGCAAAGGCATCATCGCCAAGAAAATGACTGAGGAGCAAATCGCTGAAGCACAAAAACTCTCCAAGGAAATGCTCAAGAAAAATCCGAAGCTGGCGAAGTGA
- a CDS encoding glycine--tRNA ligase has protein sequence MDAIVSLCKRRGFVFQSSEIYGGLRGLWDYGPLGVELKRNIKEAWWRDMITTHDELAQPEGTPSTFQMVGIESSIIMHPRVWKTSGHYDLFADQMVDCRTCKSRFRADHVSTSECPQKPSKCPGDHEACDLTEPRDFNLMFETYVGALRDEENKAFLRPETAQGMFVNFKNVMDSNRVKIPFGIAQQGKSFRNEITPRNFTFRTREFEQMEMEFFCHPEESPKWYAYWRDRRFKWYTDLGIDPAKLILRDHDADELSHYSVGTADVEYAFPFCEEGEFGELEGIAHRGDFDLRSHMEGKLVREGDELVVEKGEDGNPKYPGSGKDMTILNEETKERYVPHVIEPAAGADRTVLAFICNAYHEETITNEKGKEETRVVMKFHPRIAPYKVGVFPLLKNKPELVAKAREVCNLLRPHMAVFYDEGGAIGRRYRRQDEAGTPYGVTIDFDTLGENGDEAKDTITLRGRDTMEQTRMPISELLPFLLEKIR, from the coding sequence ATGGATGCCATTGTGTCGTTGTGCAAGCGGCGCGGGTTTGTTTTTCAATCCTCCGAAATCTATGGCGGACTGCGCGGCCTGTGGGATTACGGCCCGCTGGGGGTGGAGTTGAAACGCAACATCAAGGAGGCGTGGTGGCGCGATATGATCACCACACACGACGAGCTGGCCCAGCCGGAGGGCACGCCGAGCACGTTCCAAATGGTGGGCATCGAGTCGAGTATCATCATGCATCCGCGCGTTTGGAAAACGTCCGGCCATTACGATTTGTTTGCGGACCAAATGGTGGATTGCCGGACGTGCAAGAGCCGGTTCCGCGCCGATCACGTGTCCACCAGTGAGTGCCCGCAGAAGCCGAGCAAATGCCCGGGCGACCACGAGGCGTGCGACCTGACGGAGCCGCGCGATTTTAACCTGATGTTCGAGACGTACGTGGGCGCGTTGCGCGATGAGGAGAACAAGGCGTTCCTGCGGCCGGAGACGGCGCAGGGGATGTTCGTGAATTTCAAGAACGTGATGGACAGCAACCGCGTGAAGATCCCCTTCGGCATCGCGCAACAGGGCAAAAGTTTTCGCAACGAAATCACCCCGCGCAATTTCACCTTCCGCACGCGGGAATTTGAGCAAATGGAGATGGAGTTTTTCTGTCATCCCGAGGAATCGCCCAAGTGGTATGCCTACTGGCGCGACCGGCGTTTCAAGTGGTACACGGATCTGGGCATCGATCCAGCGAAATTGATTTTGCGTGACCACGATGCCGATGAGCTTTCGCATTACTCCGTGGGCACGGCTGATGTGGAGTACGCATTTCCGTTCTGCGAGGAAGGCGAGTTTGGCGAGCTGGAAGGGATCGCCCACCGCGGCGATTTTGATCTGCGCTCGCACATGGAAGGCAAGCTCGTGCGCGAAGGCGATGAGTTGGTGGTGGAAAAAGGCGAGGACGGCAACCCGAAATATCCCGGCAGCGGCAAGGACATGACCATCCTCAACGAGGAAACCAAGGAACGCTACGTGCCGCACGTCATCGAGCCGGCCGCCGGCGCGGACCGCACGGTGCTGGCGTTCATTTGTAACGCCTACCACGAGGAAACGATCACCAACGAAAAGGGCAAGGAAGAGACGCGCGTGGTCATGAAGTTTCACCCGCGCATTGCGCCGTACAAGGTGGGCGTGTTCCCGTTACTCAAGAACAAGCCTGAGCTGGTCGCTAAAGCGCGCGAGGTGTGCAATCTGCTCCGCCCGCACATGGCGGTGTTTTATGATGAAGGCGGGGCCATTGGCCGGCGTTATCGGCGTCAGGACGAGGCCGGCACGCCTTACGGTGTGACCATCGATTTCGATACGCTTGGCGAAAACGGCGATGAGGCCAAGGACACCATCACCCTGCGCGGTCGCGATACCATGGAGCAAACGCGAATGCCCATCAGCGAGCTCCTGCCGTTTCTGCTGGAGAAAATTCGGTAG
- the larB gene encoding nickel pincer cofactor biosynthesis protein LarB: MTPTEATQLLEDFRAGKISQAQALAALGKEPVTDLGFAQVDQHRALRQGFPEVIFGAGKTPVQVVKIAGEILKQSDRVLITRTTSAHAKALSKKFKKAVHHETARCVVIEKKKSKPQRVGTIAILSAGTSDLPVAEEAAVTAETMGNPVQRLFDVGVAGLHRLLARVEDFREANVIIVVAGMEGALPSVVAGLVDKPVIAVPTSIGYGASFEGVAALLGMLNSCGSGVTVVNIDNGFGAAYAASQINALTDS, translated from the coding sequence ATGACCCCCACCGAAGCGACTCAGCTGCTTGAGGATTTCCGCGCTGGCAAAATCAGCCAGGCGCAGGCGCTTGCTGCTCTTGGTAAGGAACCGGTCACCGACCTCGGCTTCGCACAGGTGGATCAACACCGCGCCCTGCGGCAGGGCTTTCCTGAGGTCATCTTCGGGGCGGGCAAAACCCCCGTGCAAGTCGTCAAGATTGCCGGCGAAATTCTCAAGCAAAGCGATCGCGTGCTCATCACCCGCACCACGTCCGCCCACGCCAAGGCGTTGTCGAAAAAATTCAAAAAAGCCGTTCACCACGAAACCGCTCGCTGCGTGGTGATCGAAAAGAAAAAATCCAAACCCCAACGCGTCGGCACTATCGCCATCCTCTCTGCCGGCACCAGCGATCTACCCGTGGCCGAGGAAGCCGCGGTCACCGCGGAGACGATGGGTAACCCTGTCCAGCGCCTGTTCGATGTCGGTGTCGCCGGCCTGCACCGGTTGCTGGCGCGCGTGGAGGATTTCCGTGAGGCCAACGTCATCATTGTCGTGGCCGGCATGGAAGGCGCCTTGCCCAGCGTGGTGGCCGGTTTGGTCGACAAACCCGTCATCGCCGTGCCCACCAGCATTGGCTACGGTGCCAGCTTCGAGGGCGTGGCCGCGCTGCTCGGCATGTTAAATTCCTGCGGCAGCGGCGTCACCGTCGTCAACATCGACAACGGCTTCGGCGCCGCCTACGCCGCCAGCCAAATCAATGCGCTGACCGATTCATGA
- a CDS encoding serine protease, which produces MKYLRLTIATLLGVVALGEMGCVAPIPSAAAVYERVEPAAVEILVNGRMAGSGSIVDAGGSVLIAAHMLPNASETDVKLEAHSPALGRHPVQWVALDRGHDLALLQLPARETAYPHLQLARRAPRPGEPVYLYGAPVFRHDVMIAGRVARARPTYEFYDGAFREIVHISAISPIGTSGGPWVNARGRIFGVQSAAMTIKGGHQGIAYAAPLASLQTLLETRRDQATPTLQMGVEELWSQDPGFLKPLPGSLRGLVVRQLQPNGPAGRAGLKEWDIITTLDGWPVERTEDYVNALRRHRPGETIRMRATDRTGENPRDLTIRLVPIQ; this is translated from the coding sequence ATGAAATACCTTCGACTCACAATCGCGACCCTCTTGGGGGTTGTTGCTTTGGGCGAGATGGGCTGTGTCGCCCCTATTCCATCAGCGGCGGCGGTTTATGAGCGGGTCGAGCCGGCGGCCGTGGAGATTCTGGTAAACGGTCGCATGGCCGGTTCGGGCAGTATTGTGGATGCCGGCGGTAGCGTGCTGATCGCCGCGCACATGTTGCCCAATGCGTCCGAAACCGACGTCAAACTGGAGGCGCATTCGCCGGCGTTGGGGCGGCATCCAGTGCAGTGGGTGGCGCTGGATCGCGGGCACGATCTGGCCTTGCTGCAATTGCCCGCGCGCGAAACGGCGTATCCGCATTTGCAACTGGCCCGGCGCGCGCCGCGGCCGGGCGAGCCAGTGTATCTTTATGGCGCTCCGGTGTTTCGCCACGACGTCATGATTGCCGGCCGCGTGGCGCGCGCCCGGCCGACGTATGAATTTTACGACGGCGCCTTTCGGGAGATTGTGCACATCTCCGCCATCTCGCCCATCGGCACCTCGGGTGGGCCGTGGGTGAATGCGCGCGGCCGAATCTTTGGCGTGCAAAGCGCGGCCATGACTATCAAGGGCGGGCATCAAGGCATCGCCTACGCCGCGCCGCTGGCGTCTCTGCAAACCCTGTTGGAAACCCGCCGCGATCAGGCCACGCCGACTCTGCAAATGGGCGTGGAGGAATTGTGGTCGCAGGATCCCGGCTTTCTGAAACCGCTACCCGGCAGCCTGCGCGGATTGGTCGTGCGCCAGCTGCAACCCAACGGCCCGGCCGGCCGCGCGGGTTTGAAGGAGTGGGATATCATCACCACGCTGGACGGCTGGCCAGTGGAGCGCACCGAGGATTATGTGAACGCCCTGCGCCGCCATCGGCCCGGCGAAACAATCCGCATGCGCGCCACCGATCGAACCGGAGAAAACCCCCGCGACCTCACCATCCGGCTGGTGCCGATTCAATAA